Proteins encoded together in one Bactrocera neohumeralis isolate Rockhampton chromosome 4, APGP_CSIRO_Bneo_wtdbg2-racon-allhic-juicebox.fasta_v2, whole genome shotgun sequence window:
- the LOC126757179 gene encoding uncharacterized protein LOC126757179 isoform X1, with product MKAFANLCIAIAMISIIACLDGAEGHAKRGGARGFRQEDVPKDVPQAFNSRLRRAAVDEVPQDAPQGLRERYRRAAEKSPDDAPGDVPQEFNPRARRAAKDDVPEDAPQGFRFRRFAQHSLDDAPGDVPQELDQHDRFRRSPKKMPDEVPEDVPQGLSHLSARKRRSPQMPVPDGMPMPPFPPFPQ from the exons ATGAAAGCATTCGCGAATTTGTGCATTGCCATCGCAATGATTTCGATTATTGCTTGCCTCGATGGCGCGGAAGGACATGCCAAGCGTGGCGGCGCGCGCGGCTTCCGGCAAGAGGATGTGCCGAAAGATGTGCCGCAGGCATTCAACTCGAGG TTAAGACGCGCTGCAGTAGACGAAGTACCCCAGGATGCGCCGCAAGGACTCAGGGAGCGA taCCGTCGCGCTGCTGAAAAATCACCGGATGATGCACCTGGAGACGTGCCACAGGAGTTTAACCCAAGG gCACGTCGCGCCGCAAAGGATGATGTACCCGAGGATGCGCCACAGGGTTTCAGG TTCCGTCGCTTTGCACAACATTCTTTGGATGATGCACCTGGTGATGTACCACAGGAGCTGGACCAGCATGATagg TTCCGTCGCTCTCCTAAAAAAATGCCTGATGAAGTACCTGAAGACGTACCGCAAGGTCTAAGCCACCTAAGTGCCCGA AAACGTCGCTCGCCACAAATGCCTGTTCCGGATGGTATGCCAATGCCACCATTTCCACCATTTCCACAGTAA
- the LOC126757179 gene encoding uncharacterized protein LOC126757179 isoform X2 — translation MKAFANLCIAIAMISIIACLDGAEGHAKRGGARGFRQEDVPKDVPQAFNSRLRRAAVDEVPQDAPQGLRERYRRAAEKSPDDAPGDVPQEFNPRDDVPEDAPQGFRFRRFAQHSLDDAPGDVPQELDQHDRFRRSPKKMPDEVPEDVPQGLSHLSARKRRSPQMPVPDGMPMPPFPPFPQ, via the exons ATGAAAGCATTCGCGAATTTGTGCATTGCCATCGCAATGATTTCGATTATTGCTTGCCTCGATGGCGCGGAAGGACATGCCAAGCGTGGCGGCGCGCGCGGCTTCCGGCAAGAGGATGTGCCGAAAGATGTGCCGCAGGCATTCAACTCGAGG TTAAGACGCGCTGCAGTAGACGAAGTACCCCAGGATGCGCCGCAAGGACTCAGGGAGCGA taCCGTCGCGCTGCTGAAAAATCACCGGATGATGCACCTGGAGACGTGCCACAGGAGTTTAACCCAAGG GATGATGTACCCGAGGATGCGCCACAGGGTTTCAGG TTCCGTCGCTTTGCACAACATTCTTTGGATGATGCACCTGGTGATGTACCACAGGAGCTGGACCAGCATGATagg TTCCGTCGCTCTCCTAAAAAAATGCCTGATGAAGTACCTGAAGACGTACCGCAAGGTCTAAGCCACCTAAGTGCCCGA AAACGTCGCTCGCCACAAATGCCTGTTCCGGATGGTATGCCAATGCCACCATTTCCACCATTTCCACAGTAA